One Defluviimonas sp. SAOS-178_SWC DNA window includes the following coding sequences:
- a CDS encoding amino acid ABC transporter permease, with the protein MAIVADTPRESFRLGMLIYDTRYRSITIQIIVLVLFLLGLWWLLDNLFSNLADRGKDLSFSFLWNRAGYDINQTLIPYTNDDTHFRAMLVGLVNTILVAVLGCIGATVIGVLVGVLRLSKNWLVSKLMTVYVETFRNVPVLLWILVAFAVFTEITPAPRDFKVTDEMIAAGQEPAASMVLFDSVAITNRGTFIPKALYDRSLGEFNVGFLPISLNTIAILAVIVGSILGYRAIKRNATAVQEATGVRPTTWWKSLLVIFGPIVVLLLALGFHLEIPTLGGFNFSGGILVSNSLMALWLGLTLYTAAFIAEIVRAGIMAISKGQTEASYALGLRPGRTMSLVILPQALRVIIPPLISQYLNLTKNSSLAIAVSYMDLRGTLGGITLNQTGRELECMLILMLIYLALSLMISSAMNVYNNAVKLKER; encoded by the coding sequence ATGGCAATAGTCGCGGACACGCCGAGGGAATCCTTTCGGCTCGGGATGCTTATCTACGATACGCGGTATCGGTCGATCACGATCCAGATCATCGTGCTCGTCCTCTTTCTGCTCGGACTCTGGTGGCTTCTGGACAACCTGTTCAGCAACCTCGCGGATCGTGGCAAGGATCTGAGTTTCTCGTTCCTGTGGAATCGGGCCGGCTACGACATCAACCAGACGCTCATCCCCTATACCAACGACGACACGCATTTCCGCGCGATGCTCGTCGGTCTCGTCAACACCATCCTCGTTGCAGTTCTCGGCTGCATCGGCGCGACGGTGATCGGGGTTCTGGTCGGCGTTCTCCGGCTTTCGAAGAACTGGCTCGTCTCGAAACTTATGACGGTCTATGTGGAGACGTTCCGCAACGTGCCGGTGCTCCTCTGGATCCTCGTCGCTTTCGCGGTCTTTACCGAGATCACGCCGGCGCCGCGCGACTTCAAGGTGACGGACGAGATGATCGCGGCCGGGCAGGAACCGGCCGCCTCGATGGTTCTCTTCGATTCCGTTGCCATCACCAATCGCGGCACCTTCATTCCGAAGGCGCTTTATGATCGGTCGCTGGGTGAGTTCAATGTCGGGTTCCTGCCGATCAGCCTGAACACGATCGCCATTCTGGCCGTCATCGTCGGCAGCATCCTTGGCTACCGTGCGATCAAGCGAAACGCGACGGCGGTGCAGGAAGCGACCGGCGTCCGTCCCACGACCTGGTGGAAGAGCCTACTGGTGATTTTCGGCCCGATCGTCGTGCTGCTCCTCGCCTTGGGTTTCCATCTCGAAATCCCGACGCTCGGCGGCTTCAACTTTTCCGGCGGCATTCTCGTCTCGAACTCGCTGATGGCTTTGTGGCTTGGCCTGACGCTCTACACAGCGGCCTTTATCGCCGAGATCGTGCGGGCCGGGATCATGGCGATCTCGAAGGGGCAGACCGAGGCTTCCTATGCGTTGGGCCTGCGTCCCGGCCGCACGATGAGCCTCGTGATCCTGCCGCAGGCACTGCGTGTCATCATTCCGCCACTCATTTCCCAGTACCTGAACCTGACGAAGAACTCGTCGCTCGCCATCGCGGTCAGCTACATGGACCTTCGCGGCACGCTGGGCGGCATCACGCTGAACCAGACGGGGCGCGAACTGGAATGCATGCTCATCCTTATGCTGATCTACCTGGCGCTCAGCCTGATGATCTCGTCCGCGATGAACGTCTACAACAACGCCGTCAAGCTGAAGGAGCGCTGA
- a CDS encoding amino acid ABC transporter substrate-binding protein: MKKSVFLGTLAASALLAGFAAAATLDDVKARGELVCGVNTGLVGFAAPDANGNWQGFDVAICKAVAAAVLGDASKVKYVPTTGETRFTALASGEIDLLARNTTWTFSRDADLKFTFVGVNYYDGQGFMVRKDLGVSSAKELDGATVCIQTGTTTELNLADYFKVNNMAYQPVAIQTNAEGEQQYLAGACDAYTTDASGLAATRAIFADPENHIILPEIISKEPLGPLVRQGDDQWADIARWTLNALIAAEEYGITSANIEELAKGTNNPEVNRMLGSEGDLGAMLGLDKEWAKRAIAASGNYGEVFAANIGESTPIGLARGLNAQWTQGGLLYTPPFR; the protein is encoded by the coding sequence ATGAAAAAATCCGTATTCCTCGGGACGCTTGCGGCGAGCGCCCTGCTGGCCGGCTTCGCGGCGGCCGCGACGCTCGATGACGTCAAGGCCCGCGGCGAACTGGTTTGCGGCGTGAACACCGGTCTCGTAGGCTTTGCCGCGCCGGACGCGAACGGCAACTGGCAAGGCTTCGACGTCGCCATCTGCAAGGCCGTGGCGGCTGCCGTTCTCGGTGATGCCTCGAAGGTCAAGTACGTGCCGACCACGGGCGAGACCCGCTTCACCGCGCTCGCCTCGGGCGAGATCGACCTCCTGGCGCGAAACACGACCTGGACCTTCTCGCGCGACGCCGACCTCAAGTTCACCTTCGTCGGCGTGAACTACTACGACGGTCAGGGCTTCATGGTCCGCAAGGATCTTGGTGTGTCCTCCGCGAAAGAACTCGACGGCGCCACGGTCTGCATCCAGACCGGCACCACGACCGAGTTGAACCTGGCGGACTACTTCAAGGTCAACAACATGGCCTACCAGCCGGTTGCGATCCAGACCAACGCGGAAGGGGAACAGCAGTATCTTGCCGGGGCCTGCGACGCCTATACCACGGACGCTTCGGGCCTTGCCGCGACGCGCGCGATCTTCGCCGACCCGGAAAACCACATCATTCTGCCGGAGATCATCTCGAAAGAGCCGCTCGGGCCGCTCGTCCGTCAGGGCGACGATCAGTGGGCCGATATCGCCCGCTGGACGCTGAACGCTCTGATCGCCGCGGAAGAGTACGGCATCACCTCGGCCAATATCGAAGAACTGGCCAAGGGCACGAACAACCCGGAAGTCAACCGCATGCTCGGCTCCGAAGGTGATCTCGGCGCGATGCTCGGGCTCGACAAGGAGTGGGCGAAGCGCGCGATCGCGGCCTCCGGCAACTACGGCGAGGTCTTTGCCGCCAATATCGGCGAATCCACCCCGATCGGTCTGGCACGCGGCCTGAACGCGCAGTGGACCCAAGGCGGGCTGCTCTACACGCCGCCCTTCCGCTGA
- a CDS encoding ATP12 family chaperone protein: MSGWTAKRFWKDVRTEAVEGGYAVYLDARPIRSPAKRPLVLPTVAMAEAVAAEWAAVDKVVDPGVMPVTRSANAAIDKVAVQFGEVAALIAAYGGSDLLCYRAEGPEELVRAQAEAWDPLLDWASDTYGAPLVTTVGVIPVAQSPESLTRLSAPLFSASAFELTALHDLVSLTGSLVLGLAATCDAFEPETIWRLSRIDEDWQAAQWGEDEEAAHAAARKHDAFLHARHFWEISALRA; the protein is encoded by the coding sequence ATGAGCGGCTGGACGGCGAAGCGGTTCTGGAAGGATGTGCGCACCGAGGCGGTCGAGGGCGGCTATGCCGTCTATCTTGATGCGCGTCCGATCCGCAGCCCCGCGAAGCGTCCGCTTGTCTTGCCAACCGTGGCGATGGCCGAAGCGGTCGCGGCGGAATGGGCGGCGGTCGACAAGGTCGTCGATCCGGGCGTGATGCCGGTCACCCGCTCCGCAAATGCCGCCATCGACAAGGTTGCTGTCCAGTTCGGCGAGGTGGCGGCGCTGATCGCCGCCTATGGCGGTTCCGATCTTCTCTGCTACCGCGCTGAGGGGCCCGAAGAACTGGTCCGTGCGCAAGCCGAAGCGTGGGATCCGCTGCTCGACTGGGCGTCGGACACCTATGGCGCACCGCTCGTCACCACGGTCGGGGTCATACCGGTCGCACAGTCGCCCGAAAGCCTCACACGGCTCTCCGCGCCGCTCTTCTCGGCATCGGCATTCGAACTGACGGCGCTTCACGATCTTGTCAGCCTGACCGGTTCGCTCGTCCTCGGGCTCGCCGCGACATGCGACGCTTTTGAGCCGGAAACGATCTGGCGGCTGTCTCGAATCGACGAGGACTGGCAGGCCGCGCAATGGGGCGAGGACGAGGAAGCCGCGCATGCTGCGGCGCGGAAACACGATGCGTTCCTACACGCCCGTCATTTCTGGGAAATTTCCGCGCTCCGGGCCTAA
- a CDS encoding HAD-IA family hydrolase, producing MTDHPRLVVFDVDGTLIDSQNHIVAAMQYAFDAGGHVLPPRDVVLSIVGLSLPEAVAQLVPDLPAEAQSGIVAAYKQSFGKLRAGTLSPLFPGAADALGRLLGRPDFLLGIATGKSRRGLDHILAAHDLAGYFATAQVADDHPSKPHPAMLLSALAETGARATNAVMIGDTTYDIEMGRAAGMATIGVSWGYHRAEALIAAGAGQVIHDFEALLPALDRVWEVA from the coding sequence ATGACGGACCACCCGAGGCTCGTCGTCTTCGATGTCGACGGAACGCTGATCGACAGCCAGAACCACATCGTCGCGGCGATGCAATACGCTTTCGACGCAGGCGGTCACGTCCTGCCGCCGCGCGACGTGGTCCTCTCCATCGTCGGGCTGTCGCTGCCGGAGGCGGTGGCGCAGCTGGTGCCGGACCTGCCGGCAGAGGCGCAGTCGGGCATCGTCGCCGCCTACAAGCAGAGTTTCGGGAAGCTGCGGGCCGGGACGCTCTCGCCGCTCTTCCCCGGCGCCGCCGACGCGCTCGGTCGCCTTCTGGGGCGGCCCGACTTCTTGCTTGGCATTGCGACCGGAAAGTCGAGGCGAGGGCTCGACCATATCCTGGCGGCGCATGACCTCGCCGGGTATTTCGCGACCGCGCAGGTGGCGGACGATCATCCGTCGAAGCCGCATCCGGCGATGCTCCTGTCCGCGCTCGCCGAGACCGGGGCCCGAGCGACGAACGCGGTGATGATCGGCGACACCACCTACGACATCGAGATGGGGCGTGCCGCCGGAATGGCGACGATCGGCGTCAGCTGGGGGTATCACCGGGCCGAGGCCCTGATCGCCGCCGGTGCCGGGCAGGTGATCCACGACTTCGAGGCGCTGCTTCCCGCGCTCGACCGGGTATGGGAGGTTGCATGA
- a CDS encoding RluA family pseudouridine synthase has protein sequence MSGVKTLTVSVDEGESRLDRWLKRRFPEITQGQVEKLCRTGQIRVDGGRVKASTRVTPGMQVRVPPLPKADAQAPKPEPGISAADAKMIQAAVLWKDEHIIALNKPPGLPSQGGSGQGNRHVDGLTGALMFGYKDPPKLVHRLDKDTSGVLLLARTSRIARALSEAFRARTTRKIYWAAVAGVPSPKMGTIRFGLVKAPGHGGGGEGEKMIAVHPSKVDVTAGAKRATTDYAVLDALGTRAAWVALVPITGRTHQLRAHMAEIGHPIVGDGKYGGSGQENLGDGWGAQLGGEISRKLHLHARSISFDHPITGKRITLTAPLPDHMKRTWKTLGWSEADVPADPFEDGA, from the coding sequence ATGAGCGGCGTCAAGACCCTGACGGTTTCGGTGGACGAAGGCGAAAGCCGGCTCGACCGCTGGCTGAAGCGGCGCTTTCCCGAGATCACCCAGGGCCAGGTCGAGAAGCTCTGCCGCACCGGCCAGATCCGCGTGGATGGCGGGCGGGTCAAGGCCTCGACCCGGGTGACACCCGGGATGCAGGTGCGGGTGCCGCCGCTGCCGAAAGCCGATGCGCAGGCGCCGAAGCCCGAACCCGGGATCAGCGCGGCCGACGCGAAGATGATCCAGGCGGCGGTCCTCTGGAAGGACGAGCATATCATTGCGCTGAACAAGCCGCCGGGCCTGCCGTCGCAGGGCGGATCAGGCCAGGGCAACCGCCATGTGGATGGGCTGACCGGGGCGCTGATGTTCGGCTACAAGGACCCGCCGAAGCTCGTCCACCGGCTCGACAAGGACACGTCCGGGGTATTGCTCCTCGCCCGCACCTCGCGCATCGCCCGCGCCCTGTCGGAGGCGTTCCGGGCTCGCACGACCCGCAAGATCTACTGGGCCGCGGTTGCCGGGGTGCCGTCACCCAAGATGGGCACGATCCGCTTCGGCCTCGTCAAGGCGCCGGGACACGGCGGCGGCGGCGAGGGCGAGAAGATGATCGCCGTCCACCCGTCGAAGGTCGATGTGACCGCAGGCGCCAAGCGCGCGACGACCGACTATGCCGTCCTCGACGCGCTCGGCACGCGCGCCGCCTGGGTGGCGCTGGTGCCGATCACCGGGCGCACTCACCAGTTGCGCGCCCACATGGCCGAAATCGGTCACCCGATCGTTGGCGACGGCAAGTACGGCGGATCGGGTCAGGAGAACCTTGGCGACGGCTGGGGCGCCCAACTGGGCGGTGAGATCAGCCGCAAGCTGCATCTCCATGCCCGCTCGATCTCTTTCGACCATCCGATTACCGGCAAGCGCATCACGCTCACGGCGCCCTTGCCCGATCACATGAAGCGCACCTGGAAGACGCTCGGCTGGTCGGAGGCGGACGTACCCGCCGATCCCTTCGAGGACGGGGCATGA
- the crcB gene encoding fluoride efflux transporter CrcB, which translates to MIQTLLQVALGGALGASARYMTNVAAMRLIGPGFPWGTVAVNIAGSFLMGALVVVLAHKDATRMAPFLMTGVLGGFTTFSAFSLDALTLWERGQTTVAAAYVAGSVILSLAAIVAGMAAARGAFA; encoded by the coding sequence ATGATCCAGACCCTGCTTCAGGTGGCCCTCGGCGGCGCGCTCGGCGCCTCGGCCCGGTACATGACGAACGTGGCCGCGATGCGGCTGATCGGCCCCGGCTTTCCCTGGGGTACCGTCGCGGTCAACATCGCGGGGTCGTTCCTGATGGGCGCGCTCGTCGTCGTCCTCGCCCACAAGGATGCGACGCGGATGGCACCGTTCCTGATGACCGGCGTTCTTGGCGGTTTTACCACATTCTCGGCCTTCTCGCTCGACGCGCTCACCCTCTGGGAACGGGGGCAGACCACGGTTGCCGCCGCCTATGTCGCCGGCTCGGTGATCCTGTCGCTGGCCGCCATTGTTGCGGGAATGGCCGCGGCGCGGGGGGCGTTCGCATGA
- the trxC gene encoding thioredoxin TrxC yields the protein MAEAVKLICATCGQANRVPAARLAEGPKCGSCGDPLVTGKVAELDLAGHDKLTRGDELPLIVDYWAPWCGPCRMMAPEFAKAAQALKGRARFAKIDTQDHPAVSQRLGIRGIPLLILWHKGREVARLPGARPAAEIEAFVRSKAGAAV from the coding sequence ATGGCGGAAGCCGTGAAACTGATCTGCGCGACCTGCGGGCAGGCCAACCGCGTGCCGGCGGCGCGGCTTGCCGAGGGGCCGAAATGCGGCTCTTGCGGGGATCCGTTGGTGACGGGCAAGGTGGCGGAACTCGATCTCGCGGGCCACGACAAGCTGACGCGCGGCGACGAGTTGCCGCTGATCGTCGATTACTGGGCGCCCTGGTGCGGGCCCTGCCGGATGATGGCGCCGGAATTCGCCAAGGCCGCGCAGGCGCTGAAGGGTCGGGCGCGCTTTGCCAAGATCGACACGCAGGATCATCCGGCCGTGTCGCAGCGGCTTGGCATTCGGGGCATTCCGCTTCTGATCCTCTGGCACAAGGGCCGCGAAGTGGCGCGTCTGCCCGGCGCCCGTCCGGCGGCCGAGATCGAGGCGTTCGTCCGCTCGAAGGCCGGCGCGGCCGTCTGA
- a CDS encoding DUF3775 domain-containing protein yields MLDIAPATVVQVILLAREGSVAEAQLHEFIAGLNTDEKAQLTAIAWVGRGSFEAEEFDDAVETAATEATTPTEDYLMGMPHLAENLEAGLEALGIDVTGEEEDLL; encoded by the coding sequence ATGTTGGACATCGCCCCGGCCACGGTCGTTCAGGTCATCCTTCTGGCCCGTGAAGGATCCGTCGCGGAAGCGCAGTTGCACGAGTTCATCGCCGGCCTCAACACCGACGAGAAGGCGCAACTGACCGCCATCGCTTGGGTCGGGCGCGGCTCTTTCGAGGCGGAGGAGTTCGACGACGCGGTTGAAACCGCGGCGACCGAGGCGACGACCCCGACCGAGGATTACCTGATGGGGATGCCGCATCTGGCCGAGAATCTGGAGGCCGGCCTCGAGGCGCTGGGTATAGATGTCACGGGCGAGGAAGAGGATCTCCTCTGA